One genomic segment of Gymnogyps californianus isolate 813 chromosome 8, ASM1813914v2, whole genome shotgun sequence includes these proteins:
- the OMA1 gene encoding metalloendopeptidase OMA1, mitochondrial: MNIICGLKLPGRNCIFFHLASLTKQGKCNNLYRSYAGYCRTQISCTRDRCQRLDLSGNTRNCFLTGSPDSYRNFIGKGPGCLLNVPDTEVYKNAHHSSGRFCFQSSLLLGEKITSLQISSAGQLPRLFSAWNIQIIRSFRTSASFQAAPVPLFWIIVKPAQKLFAIILGRSIRNWWKALPPNKRELFKESARKNKWKILLGVSSLGVLFVVFYFTHLEETPITGRARLLVFGKEHFRELSQMEYDMWMEEFKSKMLPETDARYQVVERVVGHLSESNKDIPQVSALKWAIHVVDEPGVNAFVLPNGQVFVFTGLLNAVSDIHQLSFILGHEIAHAVLQHAAEKASLVHFLDFLSLIFLTMIWAVCPRDSLAVVGQWIQSKLQEFMFDRPYSRTLEAEADKVGLQFAAKACVDVRASSVFWQQMELAETIQGQPKLPEWLSTHPSHENRAEHLDRLIPEALKIRESCNCPSLSGPDPRLIFKLNMQHLLESSKDQEAPNSTKRDLSKPKLDFPHTQKVEDMPVTFAVKPTN, translated from the exons ATGAATATCATCTGTGGTCTAAAGTTGCCGGGCAggaattgtattttctttcatttggcTTCTTTGACCAAGCAGGGGAAGTGCAATAATCTCTATAGGTCTTACGCAGGATATTGCAGAACTCAAATCAGTTGTACACGAGATAGATGCCAAAGGCTGGATTTGAGTGGAAATACTAGAAACTGTTTTTTGACTGGAAGCCCTGACTCCTATAGAAACTTCATCGGTAAAGGACCAGGGTGTCTTTTGAATGTCCCAGATACAGAAGTATATAAGAATGCACACCACAGTTCGGGGAGGTTTTGCTTCCAGTCTTCTCTGCTGTTGGGGGAGAAGATCACATCCCTCCAGATCAGTTCTGCAGGGCAACTCCCACGtcttttttctgcttggaaCATTCAGATCATCAGGTCTTTTCGCACATCAGCATCATTTCAGGCTGCACCAGTTCCTCTTTTCTGGATTATTGTTAAGCCAGCTCAGAAACTATTTGCTATCATTCTTGGCAg GAGCATAAGAAATTGGTGGAAGGCACTTCCTCCTAATAAACGggaactttttaaagaaagtgcaagaaaaaataaatggaagataCTCCTGGGTGTCAGTAGCTTAGGAGTTTTATTTGTCGTGTTTTATTTTACTCACTTGGAGGAGACACCCATCACTGGGCGAGCTCGACTGTTGGTGTTTGGAAAAGAGCATTTTAGGGAACTGTCACAGATGGAATATGATATG tggatgGAGGAattcaaaagtaaaatgttACCTGAGACAGATGCACGCTATCAGGTTGTGGAGAGAGTTGTTGGTCATTTATCTGAAAGCAATAAGGACATCCCACAGGTCTCGGCGCTCAAGTGGGCTATCCATGTGGTAGATGAACCAGGTGTAAATGCTTTTGTGCTTCCA AATGGTcaagtgtttgttttcactgGATTGCTAAATGCAGTTTCTGATATTCATCAGCTCTCTTTCATTTTGGGACATGAAATAGCTCATGCTGTGCTGCAACATGCA GCAGAGAAAGCCAGCCTGGTTCACTTCTTGGATTTTCTGTCACTCATCTTTCTCACTATGATTTGGGCCGTCTGTCCCCGTGATAGTTTGGCAGTTGTTGGCCAGTGGATTCAGAGCAAGTTGCAGGAG TTTATGTTTGATAGACCATACAGCAGAACATTGGAGGCTGAAGCTGATAAAGTGGGACTTCAATTTGCAGCAAAG gctTGTGTGGATGTACGAGCAAGCAGTGTATTTTGGCAACAAATGGAATTAGCAGAAACCATTCAAGGGCAGCCCAAGTTACCAGAGTGGCTCTCCACACACCCTTCTCATGAAAACAGAGCTGAGCACTTAGATCGGCTTATCCCGGAG GCTCTTAAAATAAGAGAGAGCTGCAATTGCCCATCTCTTTCTGGACCAGATCCTCGCCTCATTTTCAAACTTAATATGCAACATCTACTGGAGTCGTCTAAAGATCAAGAAGCCCCAAATTCTACAAAGCGAGATctctcaaaaccaaaactggATTTTCCTCACACTCAAAAAGTAGAAGATATGCCAGTAACTTTTGCGGTCAAACCTACAAACTAA